A segment of the Salvelinus sp. IW2-2015 linkage group LG23, ASM291031v2, whole genome shotgun sequence genome:
actttattttaagaatgtgaaatgtcagaataatagtagagagaattatttttttcagctttttttctttcatcacattcccactgggtcagaagtttacatacactcaattagtattttgtagcattgcctttaaagtgtttaacctgggtcaaacgttttggatagccttccacatgcttcccacaataagttgggtgaattttggacaattcctcctgacagagctggtgtaactgagtcaggtttgtaggcctccttgcacacactttttcagttctgcccacaaatgttctataggatggaggtcagggctttgtgatggccactccaataccttgactttgttgtccttaagccattttgccacaactttggaagtatgcttgtggtcattgtccatttggaagatccatttgcgaccaagctttaaattcctgactgatgttgcttcaatataaccaccaattttctttcctcatgatgccatctattttgtaacatCAGAATACAACTACCATGGAAATCCAGAAAAGATATTCAGGCAGTTTTTGGGAGGTGACAACCCATTTGCAGGTAGGAAGAAGGACATTCAGTATTCTcttttttgtttgatttattggTAACTCTTTAAGTtcttgtgatcacgctctccgtagtcaACATTAacaaggccgcaggaccagacggattaacaggatgtgcactccgagcatgcgctgaccaagtgtcttcactgacattttcaacctctccctgtctcagtctgtaataccaacatgtttcaagcagaccaccatagtctctttgcccaagaacactaaggtaacctgcctaaatgactaccgaccagtagcactcatgtctgtagccatgaagtgcttggaaaggctggtcatggctcacatcaacaccattatcccagaaaccctggacccactccaattggcataccgccccaacagatccacagatgatgcaatctctattgcactccacactgccctttcccacctggacaaaagaaacacctcacctgcgtgagaatgctattcattgactacagctcagcgttcaacaccatagtaccctcaaaactcatcactaagctaaggaccctgggacttaacacctccctctgcaactggatcctggacttccggatgggccgccctcaggtggtaagggtaggtaacaacacatccgccacactgatcctcaacacagggacccttcaggggtgcgtgctcagtcccctcctgtactccctgttcactcatgactgcatggccagccacgactccaacaccatcattaagtttgccgataacacaacagtggtaggcctgatcaccgacaacgacgagacagcctatagagaggtcagagacctggccgtgtggtgccaggaaaacaacctctccctcatcgtgatcaagacaaaggagatgattgtggactacaggaaaaggaggatcgagcatgcccctattctcatcgacggggctgtactgaggtggagcaggttgagtttcaagttccttggtgtccacatcaccaacaaactaacatggtccaagcacactaagacagtcatgaaaagggcatgagaaaacctattccccctcaggagactgaaaagatttgMcatgagtcctcagatcctcaaagttttacagctgcaccatcaagagcatcctgactggttgcatcactgcctggtatggcaactgctcggcctcctaccgcaaggcactacaaagggtagcgcgtatggcccagtacatcaccggggccaagcttcctatcatccaggacctctataccaggcggtgtcagaggaaggccctaaaaattgtcaaagactccagccacccttagtcatagactgttctcgctTTGATTTGATTCTGCTTCCCTCTTCAGACTTCAACATgaattttaatatatttttatttaactaggcaagtcagttaagaacaaactcttatttacaatgatagcctaaCCAGGCCTAACACGGCTGATGCTGGGACAATTTTGCGCCCCCCccataggactcccaatcacggccgaatgcgatccagcctggatttgaaccagggactgtagtaccttagaccactgtgccactcaggagccatgcATGAAAGATGGGAATGAAGTGGTCATTGGGTTGAGGCCTGCGAGGAAGAGGAGTAAAAACAAGACTCCCTTATTGAAAGGGACCTTCACTTTGCCCTTTAAGACCTATTCTATGGATgcaccaaaaatataaatatcttGTTGGGCAAGATGGGATCACAATGCCTGGTGAGTGTTAGGTATGTTAATTCAGGGACATCTTATCGGCCTACTTAATGAGTAGTTAAAAATATATTGTTCAGTTCAAATTTTGTACTGCTTACTTCATGCAACCTATGGTGAGGAACATGAAACATGAGTGCAGTATCTATATTTAGACTCAAGCAACACTATCAACTTCAGTGTAATTTTGCTCCACCTCTGAACCAGGTCAAYAACAAAGATGGACACATATTCAGTATCAAGGATAAAATACTATCACCGTAAAACCCAGGATGGAATGAAGGCGCTAGGATAACATTCCCGATCAGGTAAAAGAATCATCACCCACTCAGTGCTTGAATGACATCTTGTGCTTTTCATCAATGTGTTTTACAGACATCAGTTCCCTCAGGGGCTCAAACCTGCCACATCTAGTCAttcagggtgggggggggggtctgtttcTTTGATCTGGCTGTTTCCCCCATGCACCCAACAGTATTCCTGCAGATAGTGTTCattagaggggttgggttaaatgcggaagacacatttcagttgactaGGTATCCGCCTTTCCATTGTGCGGCAGAAGAGTCATCCCCGGTTTGCAAGGCAACACCATGACCTGGTCTATATGGCCCAGATGTCTCTGGAGAAGTTGAGACAGTACAAGTCTGACCCAGGAGGGCAAGTGCAGAGTGCATGTTCCACTAAAACGGATTTCTCCCATATACTTCAGCCATCAAATCTGCATCCAGTTCTTTCAACCCACAGTTCATTCCTCCTCCTGCAGGCTTCGACTGGATTCACTGTTGATGTGGAGACACTAGATGGCAGGCTACTCAACATTCCTATCAATGACATTGTGCAGTGCTTTTTCTATTACTGTATGGGGGGGGATCCGTgttagctagtcatttgttaaaCAAATCTTAGATGATTTATGACATTGAAGGCATTCCTCACTAATGGTAGTAAGGTTTCCCACAAAATTCCTCATTAGCAAAAGAAAGTGCCAGTAAAAGGTTAAGAACGCTGACAGTGCATGCCGTTCTGAGAAATGGAACATCCCGGTACGTCAGATTTTCAGTCACTTCCCCACCCAACCCAGCTCAAAATACAGCAAAGTGGTGTCTAAAGAAGCCATGCGTATCCCAGGATCCTTCCCAGAGAGGAGACATCCAGTTTGATACTTTCCTCTGAAGCGCGCCACTGACAAGGAACACCTGATCAACCAAGCCCTAGCTTTCTGAATCAACAGCCATAATATGAAGCCTGATTTTTAAACCCGATTGGAAATCTCCTTCCTTTGACCCCCACATTTAGAATTGTGTTCCTTGCCAGCAGGTATAGGTATGATTCCTATGAATAAGTTATTTGTAAAAAAMACAGAAGTCATAATTAAGTATACATTTTATTGTCGAAAGTTAGAGCTTAAAAAGACAATAGACAAGAGCTTCAGTCTCAGGAATACACTTCAGTGAAAGGTGAGTGAAAAGTGGTTTAAAATGGAAACGACAAGGGCCACAAAAGATAGTTAAATGGAATAAGAGCAACACCGCATCATCCATCACCATCCACTGCAGCCAATAGCCAGGTCTACAGAGGAGTGCCACAGTTTTAGCGGGCTGCCATCATGGCACGTTTCAGCTGCTCATATGTAACGAACATCACCACGTTCCACGAGCCCAGTCGTAGAAAAGAGGGCATGAACCTGTAGGGAGCAAATTGAGACAACTCAGACCAAGGCAAATGCTTAAATAAACCGGAGGGGGAAAGAAaatatactgaccaaaaataaacacaacatgcagcaattaaggattttactgacttacagttcatataaggaaataggtaaattaaaatagattaattaggccctaatctatggatttcacatgaccgggcAGGGATGTAGCCATGGGTGGcccttggagggcataggtcaACCCACTGGTgagcccccccacccctccctcagttgaagaagccagatggcatggcatggttacacatcgtctgcgattgtgaggctggtgggacgtaatgccaaattctctaaagcgaagtaggaggcagcttatggcagagaaatttACATGAacttctctgacaacagctctcgGTGGACATTCCTTccgtcagaatgccaattgcgcactccctcaacttgacatctgtggcattgtgtgacgaactgcacattttaaagtggccttttattgtccccagcacaaggtgcacctgtgtaatgatcatgctgtttaatcagcttcttgatatgccacacaggtggatggattaaagtaagcaagcatttcactgtaatacttgttgcattcggtgcatgtgacaaatataagtTGACttgattatcttgtcaaaggagaaatgctcactaacagggatgtcagcaaatgtgtgcacaatttgagagaaattagctttttgtgcatatggaatatttcAGGGATTTTTTCCCCAGCTCATAaaaccaacacttaacatgttgtgtttatatttttgttcagtgtaattaccAGGTTGTTAGACAATACTTTGAATAAAACAAAGCAAGCAGCAACAGCTATATTTAAAGTACTGATCAATAAGGTGTATGAGCCTTGTAAAACCATCCATCTGGTACAACCCAGTCCAGGAGACTCCAGGCAACTAAAACACTTATTCATAAGACCTATGGCTTACCCTTTGTAGAAGGCAAGCGGTCCCTCCTTGGTCACCATGGCACGAGCACAGTTGAGGGCGCTGCTGTACTGGCCGAGGGCAGAGTTCATATATCTCGTCTTCACCACATCCACAGGAGAGGCAATCACAGTGGTGCAGAATCCTGCACCGAATGCAGATGTGAAGTGGCAGGGGAGGTTATCTGCAGGCCAAATGAAATGGTTAAGGAGAGGCATCACAATACCAGACAGAAGTATGAGAGTTTAAATGTGTCATTTTGCACAATATGTGGCAAGGCAATGGCTCACCAGTCAGGGGTGTGTTTTTAAGAAGCGCGTCCTTGATGAGGTCATATGTAACCAGCTCAGTGCAGTTCACGATAGCATTGCGGGCAATGTTTGGGCCAGTACCTGCAAGGTGGGGATGGAAACGTTAGCAATACTACTGACCAAAACATTGGACAAAAGCCACAATGATCCGTGTGAACAAGCAAACACCCACCTCTCCACAGACCACGCATGCCCTCTtccttggcgatggtcttgtaggcCTGCATGGTACCATGGTAACGTCGGTTTGGCCCAGAGGAACTAGCCTGTGCCTGGAAGCGGACCTTCACCACATCTGTGGGTTGGGCTAATGCGACTGCCATGGCTCCAGTTGTACAGCCCGCCAGCAGGCGACTGCCAATCCCTACAtctggagagagaaaggcagtTAGAACAGTGGGAGTTCCACGTTCAAGAGAATGAGTATCACTTGAAAAAGGTCAATGTTCACACAGTGTGCGATGTGTAGCCTACTCACGGTCTGAGCCTTTGGTGTAGAATGACTTGACAGAGTCATAGAGGCCGATACGGATGGAGGCGAAGCTCATCTGCCTCTGGAGCCCTGCTACCAGCCCGCTGTAGAGGCTCCTGGCCCCCTCCGTACGCACCATGGTGGTGATGGTACCAAACACGCCCCGATACCTCACTGCTGTGCCATGACTAGCTGCTgcacctttctcctctccctggaTCTGTGTGGAACATAAGGGACATGGAGAGACTAAACAGACACTGGGGAGGGAGCATAGGAATGACACTGGAGAATTGGGCAGGAGAGTCCAGGCAGTGTCCATGACGCTACATCCAGGGCCTGCAGATTCCAAGGGCTTTACCATCACCTCCTGGGCCGCTTAGTTGTGGAAGGAAGTTGGGAGGGACAAAATTGAAGGAAATAGAAGGTGCAAGTCAGTTTTAATGTTAAGAAAAAAGGTCAATACAATTAACCAAAAATGAAAGGGGCCATTTTTGGGTCAGTGACGAATTTGGTGTCATCTTGTAGACCAACCCAGTTTCAGAATTTAGACCCATGGACAGTAAAAATATTGATGCAGAGGTAACGTCAAGTATCCCTTTTAGTATGACAGCTCACCACATTTGACCAGTCAAATGAGCCCTTTCACATGTGATTTCATATGACAAACGATGACCAGTTCCAACCATCCTGGGTCCCCATCTGCTGAACAAAACCAGGTGGGAAATGCTTGGTTGATCCATTTCATGGCGCTACAATACAGGACCCCACCAGTTCATTTCAACAAAGAACACATGATCCATAGGCTTACCTGTAGCCGGACTTTGGCAGTGTCCAGGGGAAAGGTGAATAGGTCAGCAATGCAGGCCGCTGTTCCAGCACCGATAAACTTCACAGCAGCGGTTGGGGGCACGTCAGCAGGTCTGAATCCAACCATTTTATCCAGATAAATGGAATGTGAAAATTTAAGAAGACTGATGAGGTGAAGACAACAGGAACTCTACCCAATTCTGAAAATGGAGGGACAACACATGTGTATTAACAATTGTACAAATAAATGGCAATATTCATAATTTCACTGACATGTTTCCATGTCACAATTGATTGTTGGCACAACAACTCAGACTAGACTATGGTAGCCAGAGCCaactctagccttttgggggcaaTAAGTGAGTTTTAAAGTTAAtgtcctgcagttctacacatctTCCCATGGGGCAGAGATATTTTAGTAGTTTTAAAtgatatttcctgcaattctacatttgtcatttagcagatgccccAAGTGACCGCTTACGCCTGGAACATGTAAAATTCGTGCAGGCATGGACGATAGCCTACTGTCCCCAAGGGGTCCAAGCAAGTGGAAAATGGAGGGGCTTAGTTCAAACTGTAGGCAAGCAGTTGTTTCAACAGACATCACTTACTGGTCTACTCAATTTGCAGAACTGCCATGAGACATCCCCATTGGCGGAGCTGCCTGTTGCCATGTCAGTATCGCTCTACTAAGCAAATGACTCGAGACAACAAAGGAAGTGCTGTACCTCGTTTACGCGACACTGAATCAGATAGTGAGTACTCAGGAAACACTGCGTGTAGCGATACAATGTAGTGATCGTGAAACCAAAAGCATAAACTCCACAAATTCAAAATAACAGACAAGCCTATATTGTTTAATTATAAGTATATTAATGTTGGACGACATTTCAACTTACTATTTACTTAATAAAATTAAGCTATGCATTATTACACCTAGATATCAGGCGAAAGCTTTATCcaactttatttttttataaaccatGTGGCCTACTTTACCTTTACTTAAGTGACCCAGGACGG
Coding sequences within it:
- the LOC111950670 gene encoding dicarboxylate carrier UCP2 isoform X2; the protein is MVGFRPADVPPTAAVKFIGAGTAACIADLFTFPLDTAKVRLQIQGEEKGAAASHGTAVRYRGVFGTITTMVRTEGARSLYSGLVAGLQRQMSFASIRIGLYDSVKSFYTKGSDHVGIGSRLLAGCTTGAMAVALAQPTDVVKVRFQAQASSSGPNRRYHGTMQAYKTIAKEEGMRGLWRGTGPNIARNAIVNCTELVTYDLIKDALLKNTPLTDNLPCHFTSAFGAGFCTTVIASPVDVVKTRYMNSALGQYSSALNCARAMVTKEGPLAFYKGFMPSFLRLGSWNVVMFVTYEQLKRAMMAAR
- the LOC111950670 gene encoding dicarboxylate carrier UCP2 isoform X1, translating into MVKPLESAGPGCSVMDTAWTLLPNSPVSFLCSLPSVCLVSPCPLCSTQIQGEEKGAAASHGTAVRYRGVFGTITTMVRTEGARSLYSGLVAGLQRQMSFASIRIGLYDSVKSFYTKGSDHVGIGSRLLAGCTTGAMAVALAQPTDVVKVRFQAQASSSGPNRRYHGTMQAYKTIAKEEGMRGLWRGTGPNIARNAIVNCTELVTYDLIKDALLKNTPLTDNLPCHFTSAFGAGFCTTVIASPVDVVKTRYMNSALGQYSSALNCARAMVTKEGPLAFYKGFMPSFLRLGSWNVVMFVTYEQLKRAMMAAR